The Setaria italica strain Yugu1 chromosome IX, Setaria_italica_v2.0, whole genome shotgun sequence genome has a window encoding:
- the LOC101757686 gene encoding uncharacterized protein At1g08160 gives MPAAATMRGGVAHSGRARRVGVLRFLVASVVVTVLLAGLAVLIFWLAVRPKPIDYAVTRAVARHFNVTPPPDATANATFYLTFAARNPNRRVSILYEWVEFRVLYGESAQLAVADEPAFRQPRRNETRLDVRAVARSAAVAERAARELRHDLEAGEVGVDVRMRARVQFKVAGVRSRHYYMEAFCSPVVVGLSPSAARSFQEVPCDVAIS, from the coding sequence atgccggcggcggcgacgatgcgCGGGGGCGTCGCGCACAGCGGGCGTGCCCGGCGGGTGGGCGTGCTCCGCTTCCTCGTCGCGTCGGTGGTGGTCACCGTCCTCCTCGCGGGTCTCGCCGTGCTCATCTTCTGGCTGGCGGTCCGGCCGAAGCCCATCGACTACGCCGTCACCCGCGCCGTGGCGCGCCACTTCAACgtcacgccgccgcccgacgccacTGCGAACGCGACGTTCTACCTCACCTTCGCGGCGCGCAACCCGAACCGGCGCGTGTCCATCCTGTACGAGTGGGTGGAGTTCCGCGTGCTCTACGGCGAGTCCGCGCAGCTggccgtcgccgacgagccgGCGTTCCGGCAGCCGCGCCGCAACGAGACGCGGCTGGACGTGCGCGCCGtggcgcggtcggcggccgtcgcggagcgggcggcgcgggagctgcGGCACGACCtggaggccggggaggtgggCGTCGACGTCCGGATGCGCGCGCGCGTCCAGTTCAAGGTTGCCGGCGTCAGGAGCAGGCACTACTACATGGAGGCGTTCTGCTCGCCCGTGGTCGTCGGActctcgccgtcggcggcgcggtcgtTCCAGGAGGTGCCGTGCGACGTCGCCATCTCGTGA